A part of Paenibacillus donghaensis genomic DNA contains:
- a CDS encoding D-alanyl-D-alanine carboxypeptidase family protein: protein MVIAVIGPLSGVHAEEKGKTPAKAAAADLAPGARSAILMDAGTGTVIYEKNSHDKLPPASITKVMTMLLIVEALDEGRLQLTDKVRTSEYAASMGGSQIFLEPGEEMTVDEMLKGIAMASGNDASVAIAEKIAGSESAFVDQMNAKVGELGLKDTHFANCNGLPADNHYSSAYDIAVMSRELLKHERIIKYTGSYQDYLRKDSPKPFWLVNTNKLVRFYTGADGLKTGYTAEAKFCLSATAARDGMRAVAVVLGEPNTKTRNSEVSGMFDYLFSQYKVHTIHKTGDTLGTVKIEKGVKSALPLVAKETYSVLLKKGITQEGVRHELVLPPNVKAPVTADQTVGKLVVYQGNTIMKEYELKAGEDVAKAGWWKLFKRTAGSLFGVD from the coding sequence ATGGTTATCGCTGTAATTGGTCCACTGTCCGGCGTTCACGCCGAAGAGAAGGGCAAAACCCCGGCTAAGGCTGCTGCCGCAGACCTCGCTCCGGGCGCACGCTCCGCCATCCTGATGGATGCCGGTACCGGCACCGTGATTTATGAGAAGAACAGCCATGACAAGCTGCCTCCCGCCAGTATCACCAAGGTCATGACTATGCTGCTGATTGTAGAGGCGCTGGATGAAGGACGACTGCAGCTGACCGACAAGGTGCGCACGAGTGAATATGCCGCCTCGATGGGCGGTTCACAGATTTTCCTCGAGCCGGGCGAAGAAATGACGGTCGATGAGATGCTGAAGGGGATCGCGATGGCTTCGGGTAATGACGCTTCCGTAGCGATCGCGGAGAAAATTGCAGGGTCGGAGAGCGCTTTTGTCGATCAGATGAATGCAAAGGTGGGGGAGCTGGGACTGAAGGACACCCATTTCGCCAATTGCAACGGCTTGCCTGCGGACAACCATTATTCCTCTGCCTACGATATCGCGGTGATGAGCCGGGAGCTGTTGAAGCATGAGCGCATTATTAAATACACCGGTTCCTATCAGGATTATCTGCGCAAAGATTCGCCGAAGCCGTTCTGGCTGGTCAACACGAACAAGCTGGTGCGTTTCTACACCGGAGCGGACGGACTGAAGACGGGTTATACGGCTGAAGCCAAGTTCTGCTTGTCCGCCACAGCGGCCAGAGATGGTATGCGTGCGGTAGCTGTTGTGCTCGGTGAGCCAAATACGAAGACCCGCAACAGCGAGGTGTCGGGTATGTTCGACTATCTCTTTTCCCAATACAAGGTGCATACGATCCACAAGACGGGGGATACCCTCGGCACCGTGAAGATTGAGAAGGGTGTGAAATCGGCGCTGCCGCTGGTGGCTAAGGAAACCTACAGTGTTCTGCTCAAAAAAGGAATTACCCAGGAGGGCGTCCGTCATGAGCTGGTGCTGCCGCCAAATGTGAAGGCTCCGGTCACTGCAGACCAGACGGTCGGCAAATTGGTCGTCTACCAGGGGAATACTATAATGAAGGAATACGAGCTGAAAGCTGGGGAAGACGTGGCGAAGGCAGGCTGGTGGAAGCTGTTCAAGCGAACCGCAGGCTCTTTGTTCGGTGTTGATTAA
- the spoIIAA gene encoding anti-sigma F factor antagonist, giving the protein MNSHVEMEHHRGVLIVRLSGELDHHAADYVRMDMDEAIMRGQVEHLVLSLKHLQFMDSSGLGVILGRYKLIRSKGGKMAVCDATAPVKRLLEMSGLFKIMPLYDDESAALSDLEVAL; this is encoded by the coding sequence ATGAATTCTCATGTGGAAATGGAGCATCACCGGGGTGTGCTGATTGTCCGGTTATCCGGGGAGTTGGACCATCACGCAGCCGATTATGTACGGATGGATATGGATGAAGCGATTATGCGGGGCCAGGTGGAGCATCTGGTGCTCAGTCTGAAGCATCTGCAGTTTATGGACAGCTCGGGATTGGGTGTCATTCTGGGAAGGTACAAGCTGATCCGCAGCAAAGGCGGCAAAATGGCAGTCTGTGATGCCACCGCACCTGTGAAGCGTCTGCTAGAAATGTCGGGCCTGTTCAAAATCATGCCCCTATATGATGACGAGAGCGCTGCACTCTCGGATTTGGAGGTTGCGTTATGA
- the sigF gene encoding RNA polymerase sporulation sigma factor SigF, producing MDAESKKAPPTYLDDAEVKRLIALSQAGDNLARDTLVNCNIRLVWSVVQRFMNRGYEPDDLFQIGCIGLLKSVDKFDLSYEVKFSTYAVPMIIGEIQRFLRDDGTLKVSRSLKEMANKVRKMKDEMSKTLDRLPTIGEVAAALGVTPEEIVFAQEANKPPTSIHETVFENDGDPITLIDQIADESQERWFDKLALNEAIGGLSERERLIVYLRYYRDQTQSEVASRLGISQVQVSRLEKKILANIREQIAQ from the coding sequence ATGGATGCCGAATCAAAAAAAGCTCCGCCGACCTATTTGGACGATGCGGAGGTCAAACGTCTTATCGCGCTGAGTCAGGCCGGAGATAATCTGGCCCGCGACACGCTGGTCAACTGCAACATCCGGCTGGTCTGGTCGGTGGTGCAGCGCTTCATGAACCGCGGATATGAGCCCGACGATCTGTTCCAGATCGGCTGTATCGGACTGCTGAAGTCCGTTGATAAATTCGACCTCAGCTATGAGGTCAAGTTCTCCACCTATGCGGTGCCGATGATTATCGGCGAGATTCAACGTTTCCTGCGCGACGACGGAACCCTCAAGGTCAGCCGCTCGCTGAAGGAGATGGCGAACAAGGTCCGCAAGATGAAGGATGAGATGTCCAAAACGCTTGACCGCCTCCCGACCATCGGCGAGGTTGCGGCGGCACTGGGCGTAACACCGGAAGAAATCGTGTTTGCCCAGGAAGCGAACAAGCCGCCGACCTCGATCCACGAGACCGTATTCGAGAATGACGGCGACCCGATCACGCTGATTGACCAGATCGCGGATGAGTCGCAGGAGCGCTGGTTCGACAAGCTGGCGCTGAATGAGGCCATCGGGGGGCTCAGCGAACGCGAGCGCCTGATTGTCTACCTGCGTTACTACCGCGACCAGACCCAGTCCGAGGTCGCCAGCCGCCTGGGCATCTCCCAGGTCCAGGTCTCCCGGCTGGAGAAAAAAATCCTGGCCAATATCCGCGAGCAGATTGCGCAATAA
- a CDS encoding acyltransferase family protein: protein MEKPRELWMDAAKGLSIIFVVMGHSGDGAANLYLSWFRMPLFFLLSGMVFKPVDPGRYLGWAAKRTRGLMTPYFAYGLLLTVILLVTNLNLKLFAENIARLLYGGLSLTGPYGVFWFITCLLVTQLLFGYILRFSLRTQITIITACYLLAHLISLTFLRTYNLPWNMDVSLLALTYYAIGYYGKKTIPRLIASSAALPLLLVLSSGLFWLQGAGVISYSLNLKYKEYDALVLDLLIPVVISLTICAAVYLLSKRLPRPMSSLGNLGRNTITIMYLHLPVNYALKHLFGVDYGLVPFTLLGVGLPLLVAAGVGRFPLLSKLYLGHNGGRRPAVSYGKPASARPGLTGRE, encoded by the coding sequence ATGGAGAAACCGCGTGAACTGTGGATGGATGCCGCCAAAGGCCTAAGCATTATTTTTGTCGTGATGGGACATTCCGGTGACGGTGCAGCTAATCTGTATCTGTCATGGTTCCGAATGCCGCTCTTTTTCCTGCTTAGCGGGATGGTCTTCAAACCGGTGGACCCGGGGCGATACCTCGGATGGGCTGCGAAACGGACGCGGGGGCTGATGACGCCTTATTTTGCCTACGGATTGCTGCTGACTGTGATCTTGCTTGTGACGAACCTGAATCTGAAGCTGTTTGCCGAGAATATCGCCAGGCTCCTGTATGGAGGATTGTCGCTGACCGGTCCGTATGGCGTATTCTGGTTCATTACCTGCCTGCTGGTTACTCAATTGCTGTTCGGTTATATCCTGCGATTCTCGCTGCGTACCCAAATCACCATCATCACCGCCTGCTACCTGCTGGCCCACCTGATCTCCCTTACCTTCTTACGCACCTACAATCTCCCCTGGAATATGGATGTGTCTCTCCTGGCCCTAACCTACTACGCTATAGGCTACTATGGCAAAAAAACGATCCCACGCCTAATTGCCAGCTCTGCCGCATTGCCACTCCTGCTTGTGCTAAGTAGCGGACTGTTCTGGCTGCAGGGTGCTGGAGTGATCAGCTACAGCCTCAATCTGAAATATAAAGAGTATGACGCGCTGGTGCTGGACCTGCTGATCCCTGTTGTGATCTCGCTGACGATCTGCGCCGCCGTCTACCTGCTGTCGAAGCGGCTGCCGCGGCCGATGTCCAGTCTGGGCAACCTGGGACGCAATACGATCACGATTATGTATCTGCATCTGCCGGTCAATTATGCGCTGAAGCATCTCTTCGGGGTCGACTATGGACTGGTTCCATTTACCTTGCTGGGCGTAGGTCTGCCGCTGCTTGTCGCTGCGGGAGTGGGGCGATTCCCGCTGCTGTCGAAGTTGTATCTGGGCCATAACGGCGGCCGCCGCCCTGCCGTGAGCTATGGGAAGCCGGCGTCTGCGCGTCCGGGACTGACGGGGCGGGAGTAG
- a CDS encoding ABC transporter ATP-binding protein: MSAILEVTNLKKHYPIRKGLFSKQVGAVKAVDGITLSVEQGETLAVVGESGCGKSTTGRAILRLIEPTEGEIRFNGTDVRSLNPEQLRRFRTDMQMVFQDPYASLDPRWTVQRILEEPMRTHESAANSELKNRVAQLMEVVGLSPYQAGRFPHEFSGGQRQRIGIARALALNPKFIVCDEPVSALDVSIQAQVLNLMQDLQQQYGLTYMFISHDLSVVKFISDRVAVMYLGRIVELAPTKELFANPQHPYTKALMSAVPVPNPELKKTRIVLTGDVPNPETPPSGCAFHPRCPFAMDRCRSEEPVLRELESGHQVSCHLY, encoded by the coding sequence ATGAGTGCTATCCTAGAGGTCACCAACCTGAAGAAACATTATCCGATCCGCAAAGGCTTATTCTCGAAGCAGGTCGGCGCAGTCAAAGCCGTTGACGGAATTACCTTAAGTGTGGAACAGGGGGAGACGCTTGCAGTAGTGGGCGAATCCGGCTGTGGCAAGTCAACCACGGGGCGGGCCATTCTACGGCTGATTGAGCCGACGGAAGGCGAGATCCGCTTCAATGGGACGGATGTGCGCAGCCTGAATCCCGAACAGCTGCGGCGGTTCCGCACCGATATGCAGATGGTGTTCCAGGACCCGTATGCTTCGCTGGACCCGCGCTGGACTGTGCAGCGCATCCTCGAGGAGCCGATGCGCACCCATGAATCGGCTGCGAACAGCGAGCTGAAGAACCGGGTCGCCCAGCTGATGGAGGTTGTGGGCTTGTCGCCTTACCAGGCGGGACGTTTCCCGCATGAATTCTCCGGCGGTCAGCGCCAGCGGATCGGGATTGCCCGCGCGCTCGCGCTCAATCCGAAGTTCATCGTCTGCGATGAGCCGGTATCGGCGCTGGACGTGTCGATTCAGGCCCAGGTGCTGAACCTGATGCAGGATCTGCAGCAGCAATACGGCCTGACGTATATGTTCATCTCGCACGACCTGTCCGTGGTCAAGTTCATCAGTGACCGGGTTGCTGTGATGTATCTGGGGCGGATTGTGGAGTTGGCTCCGACTAAGGAGCTGTTCGCCAATCCGCAGCATCCCTACACGAAGGCGCTGATGTCTGCGGTGCCGGTGCCGAATCCGGAGCTGAAGAAGACCCGGATTGTGCTGACCGGCGATGTGCCGAACCCGGAGACGCCGCCGTCCGGCTGTGCATTCCATCCGCGCTGCCCGTTTGCGATGGACCGTTGCCGCAGCGAGGAGCCGGTGCTTCGCGAGCTGGAGTCGGGACACCAGGTCTCGTGCCACTTGTATTAA
- the spoIIAB gene encoding anti-sigma F factor has translation MTNPSAGNFMQVQFAALSENESFARVVVAAFVSRLDPTMEELNDLKTVVSEAVTNCIIHGYDSDPAGVVRISASIDNETVHLSIEDQGRGIEDLELAQQPLYTSKPELERSGMGFTIMENFMDEFEVTSEPGRGTSISMKKTIVSKKALYN, from the coding sequence ATGACAAACCCTAGTGCCGGAAATTTCATGCAGGTCCAGTTTGCCGCACTGTCGGAGAATGAGTCGTTTGCACGAGTTGTGGTGGCCGCTTTTGTATCCCGGCTGGACCCTACCATGGAAGAACTGAATGATCTGAAGACGGTAGTGTCCGAAGCGGTTACCAACTGCATTATTCACGGATATGACAGTGATCCGGCAGGAGTTGTCCGCATCTCGGCATCCATTGACAACGAGACCGTCCATCTTAGCATCGAGGATCAGGGACGTGGCATTGAGGATCTGGAGCTGGCCCAGCAGCCGTTGTATACCTCCAAGCCGGAGCTGGAGCGGTCGGGCATGGGTTTTACGATTATGGAGAATTTCATGGATGAATTCGAAGTCACCAGTGAACCAGGACGAGGCACCTCCATTTCAATGAAGAAAACTATCGTGTCGAAAAAAGCTTTATACAATTAG